Genomic segment of Salvia hispanica cultivar TCC Black 2014 chromosome 2, UniMelb_Shisp_WGS_1.0, whole genome shotgun sequence:
TGGTTTGTGGGCTTATGACATGACAACAGCTTTGGCAGAGGCAATCGAACGAGTTGGTGTGACATCCCCGCAGTTCATCAGATCAGCCCGCCAAGGAAATATGACAGATTTGGAAGGAATAGGAGTTTCATTGGCTGGACCATCACTAGTTGGTTTGATCAAAAACCACACGTCCAAAGGGCTGAGTGGCGATTTCAGCATAAGTAACGGGCAACTGCAGCCGTCTGCATTTGAGATAGTTAATGTGAATCGCGGAAAAGAAATCACAGTTGGATTCTGGACCAGAAAATGTGGAATTTCGAAGGAACTTAAGCCAGATGATGATTGCtcaatagaaaaggaaaatcttGATCCTATTGTATGGCCAGGCAAAGAGACTAAAGTGCCAAAAGGTTGGGAAATTCCTATAAGTGGGAAGAGTTTAAGAGTTGGAGTTCCGGCAAATGATGGTTTCGATGAATTTGTCAAAGTTGAAACAAATAACGAAACAGGTGTTGTTGAAGCAACTGGCTTTTGCATTGATGTTTTTAATGAGGTACGGAATAAAATGCAATATCAAGCCTCAGTCGAATATGTTCCATTCGACACAGAAGGGGAAGGTTATGATGAACTTGTTCACAAATTAGAGGAAAAGGTAAAAGTAGAAGcatttgatgtatttgttgttactttattctctagttaCTTGAAGATTAAACTTACTAAAAGTTCTTCCGCAACAACAACAGGGTTTTGATGCAGTGGTGGGAGATGTAACGGTCACAGCCAGAAGATCCGAGCAAGTAGATTTCACATTTCCTTACTCAGAATCTGGAGTTGCCGTTGTTGTCCCAGTCAAGCCCAACGAGAGGAAGGATGCTTGGATATTTATGAAACCTCTGAAAACTAGGCTCTGGCTAACAGTTGGGGCGTTCTTTGTCTTCACTGGGTTTGTCGTTTGGGTCCTTGAGCATCGCGTGAACAAAGCATTCCAGGGTCCACCTAGGGAGCAAGTTGGGATGGCGTTCTGGTTCTCATTCTCAACGCTTGTTTTTGCGCAAAGTAAGTATTTTGGTTGTCTTTGTATGCTCGTGgcttttattttcatcttgGGTTTTCCCGTGTTAAATCTTGGTGCCGttttatcttcatttattgtttcttttgCATGCGCCATTTATAACAATTAACAGCCTTGTTATGACAGGGGAGAAACTGAGGAGCAACTTGACAAGATTCGTGGTGATTGTGTGGGTGTTCGTTGTGCTTGTTTTGACGTCAAGTTACACTGCAAACTTGGCGTCCATGCTAACAGTAGATCAACTGCAACCTAAAATCAACGATATTGATGACCTGATAAAGAATGGAGAGTATGTTGGCTACCAAACGGGCTCATTCGTTCATGAATTCTTGACAAACAACCGCATTCTTGAATCCTCAAGCCTAAAAAACTATAGCACTTTGGAACAATTCCATGAAGCACTCTCCAAGGGGAGCAAAAACGGAGGAGTAGGTGCGATTATTGATGAACTCCCCTACATTCGCCTGCTCCTCTCCAAGTACTGCGACAAGTATATCATGATTGGTCCACCATATCCGACATCTGGCCTTGGATTCGTAAGTCTCTTTTCTTTCATAAGTTTTCTTGAGATTGTTGAACTAATAAGTGgtaagtagtagtatatttttgaataactGCAGGCATTTCCAAAGGGTTCACCGCTAGTTTTTGATGTTTCACGCGAGATCTTGAGAATGAAGGAGGACAAGGACTTGATGGTGAGGATGGCAAAGAAATGGCTTGGAGATGAAAAAGATTGCCCCAACATGGATGGAGCTCTGAAGGCCTCACAAGGCCTCGATCTTGACAGTTTTAAGGGGCTATTCCTCATTGCCGGGGTGTCATCAATACTAGCTCTAGCTGTATACCTGTCCTATTTCTTGTATGAAAATCGGTGTGTATTAGAATCTACCGCTTCAAGGAAGGAAAAGCTTCTCTGGCTTGTTAGGAATTTTTCGAAGGAGAAAGTTGTGTCGTTGTCATCAATGGACACACAGAGTCCTGATGGTGCAGTCGGAGTTTCAACAAACTTGAAAGTTGGGATTTGCCAAGCTCTGCAGCTCTTCGTTCTCCATACGGAGCCTAACTACAACTTTAAAGGATAGTTGCTCTTCTCCTTGTAATTCCTCTTGTTCCTCTACCATTCTCTTCGCACTCTTCACCACTGATTCATTGCACTCATGCAACACCACAGATTTCAGTGTCGGAATTTCACCAAGTTCTGCTGGGATCTCCTTCAAATGCATGTCGCAAAGACGAAGCTGCTCGAGGCATGGGAAGTGGGAGCTCTCCATCGTCCAGCATTCCAATTGATAACACCATTCAAGTGACAAATATTTGAGACTGAGGAACTGGCCTTCAGCTGTTTCCCATTTGCCTGTTCTGAAACGTCCACCTCCCAACTTGAGCTTTTGAAGAAGGGGTAATGCACTTGCCTTTTCCAATATGTCTTCAATACTATTACTAGACATTCCAAGAGTCAGTTTCTTAAGAGTGTGTGGAAAGGTAAGCTTTCTCAAAAATTCATCGCTTGGACAATCAAAGCATGCAAAAGATTCCAGCTTTTGCAGACGTTCGATGTTGTAGAGACAATAGTCATCACATCACCAGACTGACTTCTGCTATAACTTATTCTCAGTTTCTTGATATTGGGAATTTTACGAACCATCATCTCGTTACACTTGAAATTCCTTACTCCTTTGAGGGTTTGTAGATTCTCCATGATCACCATGCTGTCACTCGGATCATCTGGGAGATGAAGGTCTCCATTTATCGGAAAATGAACATGCCTCAGTTGAGGCATGTTCCAAATATCAACCGGTGCACCAATATGTCCATCATTAACATATAATAATGTCTGTAGACTCCACATGAGATTGGATGAAGAAGGAAACCGATTAACTTGAAGAAGCCGCAAATTCACCATTTTTCCCGGGGAATACTTCTGTTCTACATAGAGAGATGTTATCAAAATCctcaataatttcaaattaggCAACCGCTGAACTCTATCATAATCACATATGCAAGAACGGGCATGTGGTGCAGATTTCATCGCATCAAGGACTTCTTTCTTTGAAGTGCTTTCCAGAACAACTACACGGCGTTGGCTAAGCGTGACTTGAGGAGGACTATGTTTCCCAACCACATGATAAAACCTCTCCTTTTCAGCTTCTCTCAAGCAAAGGTCTCTCAACAAATCATGGATTTTCAAGTACTTCATGTTCCAGTTTTTCCAAACTCATGAACAAGAATTAGATTTCTATCAACTAGTTCACCCAAGTACTCTTGTGCAACTGTTTCCAAAATCTTGCCCCTTATTGGTTTTAGAAATCCTTCTGAAATCCATAGCTTGATTATTTTCGAGACTCGAACTACTTTATCCTCCTCATATATTcccatatataaaaaacacgGCTTAAGATGAACTGGCAAATGGTTATAGCTTAGCTTCAATATTTTCAAGCAATGCATATCATTCTCCAAATTCACTAGTTGATTTATGTTTCCCTTAATAGATTCCCAACATTCTTTTGTTTGatctaattttcttaaaacaccTCCCATCACAACAATTGATAATGGAAGTCCTCTGCAACTCTCCACAATCTTCCTTCCAATTTTCTCCAATTCTAAAGGGCAACTTTTTCCCCCAAACACAACTCTGCAAAACATATTCCAACTACTTTCCTCAtccaaaaatttcattttaaggCCATAATTTCTATCCAATTGAGATCCCAAATTCGATAGCCTAGTTGTCACCATTATCCGACTACCATTACTATTGTCAGGAAAATAGCGTTGCAGCTTCTCCCATGCCTCAACACTCCACATATCAtccaacacaataaaataccTTCTATATGATAAACATTTGTGGAGTGCTAATCctatttcatcttctttcatTTGACTCAACCTTTCCTTCCCTTCTTTATCAACTTGAGatagaatttcacaaaaaagttcctttgttttatattattgaGAAATTGTAATCCAAGCccaaatatcaaaatgttgAGAAATAAGTGGTTTCTCATAAACATTTCTGGCTAGAGTTGTCTTACCAATTCCTCCCATGCCTACTATTGGGATGACTG
This window contains:
- the LOC125204272 gene encoding glutamate receptor 2.8-like, with the translated sequence MQVPHFFWLHMLLFLCFCVGHSTGFNATAAKANVGVVLDLDTPLGKICKTCISMAIEDFYSNRNYNTMIEPHFRDSRSDVVTAASAAIDLLKKAQVMAILGPPKSVQADFVIDIGDKVKVPIISPATSPSLSPKQSPYFTRSAWCASSQVKAIVAIVKKFGWREVVIVYEDSSCGRGLLPYLTVDLLKGNALVSHQSGIPSDATEDQIRVELLKLMKMQTRVFVVHMLQGLASLFFKAAKEARMMDKGYAWLISDVLTSLLVSMDSKTMEAMQGVLGVKAYVPESNDLVNFEKRWSKRFHEENRDLYGAKLNVFGLWAYDMTTALAEAIERVGVTSPQFIRSARQGNMTDLEGIGVSLAGPSLVGLIKNHTSKGLSGDFSISNGQLQPSAFEIVNVNRGKEITVGFWTRKCGISKELKPDDDCSIEKENLDPIVWPGKETKVPKGWEIPISGKSLRVGVPANDGFDEFVKVETNNETGVVEATGFCIDVFNEVRNKMQYQASVEYVPFDTEGEGYDELVHKLEEKGFDAVVGDVTVTARRSEQVDFTFPYSESGVAVVVPVKPNERKDAWIFMKPLKTRLWLTVGAFFVFTGFVVWVLEHRVNKAFQGPPREQVGMAFWFSFSTLVFAQREKLRSNLTRFVVIVWVFVVLVLTSSYTANLASMLTVDQLQPKINDIDDLIKNGEYVGYQTGSFVHEFLTNNRILESSSLKNYSTLEQFHEALSKGSKNGGVGAIIDELPYIRLLLSKYCDKYIMIGPPYPTSGLGFAFPKGSPLVFDVSREILRMKEDKDLMVRMAKKWLGDEKDCPNMDGALKASQGLDLDSFKGLFLIAGVSSILALAVYLSYFLYENRCVLESTASRKEKLLWLVRNFSKEKVVSLSSMDTQSPDGAVGV